A single region of the Acidobacteriota bacterium genome encodes:
- a CDS encoding DUF72 domain-containing protein yields the protein MRVRTGTSGFSYPAWAGPFYPAGTKRPDMLSFYASRLGSVEINNTFYRMPKTDLLERWRDAVPEGFRFALKASRRITHQQRLKDAGDSVDYLFRTAEVLSERLGPFLFQLPPYLRRDIDRLASFLGLLPDGMRAAFEFRHASWFDDEVFALLADAGASLCIADAGGDHDAPLVATADFGYLRLRREDYDEAALRAWADRIRRQPWRETYVFFKHEDEGAGPRMAAQFETLLLES from the coding sequence GTGCGGGTACGCACCGGTACCAGTGGGTTCTCCTACCCGGCGTGGGCGGGACCGTTCTATCCGGCCGGCACGAAGCGGCCGGACATGCTCTCGTTCTATGCCTCCAGGCTCGGCTCGGTGGAGATCAACAACACCTTCTACCGCATGCCGAAGACGGATCTGCTGGAGCGTTGGCGCGACGCGGTGCCCGAAGGCTTCCGCTTCGCGCTGAAGGCATCCCGGCGGATCACGCACCAGCAACGACTCAAGGATGCCGGGGACTCGGTCGACTACCTGTTTCGCACCGCGGAGGTGCTCAGCGAACGCCTCGGCCCCTTCCTGTTCCAGTTGCCGCCGTACCTCCGTCGCGATATCGATCGGCTGGCGAGTTTTCTCGGCCTGTTACCAGACGGAATGCGCGCCGCGTTCGAGTTCCGCCATGCCAGTTGGTTCGACGACGAGGTGTTCGCACTGCTTGCCGACGCCGGCGCTTCGCTCTGCATCGCCGACGCCGGAGGCGACCATGACGCGCCGCTGGTGGCGACCGCGGACTTCGGCTATCTTCGGCTTCGCCGCGAGGACTACGACGAAGCGGCGCTTCGCGCCTGGGCCGACAGGATCCGGCGGCAACCCTGGCGCGAGACTTACGTCTTCTTCAAGCACGAAGACGAGGGGGCGGGACCGCGCATGGCGGCGCAGTTCGAAACCCTCCTTCTTGAATCCTGA
- a CDS encoding MATE family efflux transporter, whose amino-acid sequence MNIDISYRRILALAGPVVITQMTHTAMGLIDAMMVGRLGVVALAGVGLGAIISWWLLGFFVGLLQGVNTFVAQFFGAGRKDRVGVAFWQGLYLAAGAGVVVLLAAPLSGWAFRVMGASAEVQAIATDYTEVRLGAAVGLMIFLVAENYYRGLGRTEVPMFAGLIQLALNCGLNYLLIFGVWGFPELGAAGTAVGTVIAQFLVALGLLAGVLATKMGRDYGATRPRPPEAALLGQMLRVSLPIGVQVFMEMGGISVFTALVANLGDAEMAATNAVIHAWSVSFMLAVALAVGCTTLVGQCLGARQLDDVRVVVRRVMWLGYGAMAIMAIVYVGFPGWLMQLFAREAGDLAALLPYARPLFLIATLCLIFELPFNIYSGALRGAGDTTYPMVVNIGVAWLVFVPLVFFATRNWGLVGAWSCFIVHVALLAGLLAVRVRGRTWIERGASLLDAERAGGVATSSVSEIDDLRSSPAL is encoded by the coding sequence ATGAACATCGACATCTCCTATCGGCGCATCTTGGCGCTGGCGGGACCGGTGGTCATCACGCAGATGACCCACACGGCCATGGGCTTGATCGATGCGATGATGGTCGGTCGGCTGGGCGTCGTCGCCCTGGCCGGGGTCGGCCTGGGCGCCATCATCTCCTGGTGGTTGCTCGGCTTCTTCGTTGGCCTGCTGCAGGGCGTGAACACGTTCGTCGCCCAGTTCTTCGGCGCCGGCAGGAAGGACCGGGTCGGCGTCGCCTTCTGGCAGGGTCTCTACCTGGCCGCCGGCGCGGGCGTCGTCGTTCTGCTCGCGGCGCCGCTGTCCGGCTGGGCGTTTCGCGTGATGGGGGCGTCGGCGGAAGTCCAGGCGATCGCAACGGACTACACCGAGGTGCGCCTGGGCGCCGCGGTGGGTCTGATGATCTTCCTCGTCGCGGAGAACTACTATCGTGGACTCGGTCGCACCGAGGTTCCCATGTTCGCGGGGCTGATTCAGCTAGCCCTGAACTGCGGGCTGAACTACCTGCTCATCTTCGGCGTGTGGGGATTCCCGGAGCTTGGTGCCGCAGGCACCGCGGTCGGTACGGTAATCGCCCAGTTTCTAGTCGCGCTCGGCCTGCTGGCCGGGGTGCTCGCGACGAAGATGGGGCGCGACTACGGTGCGACCCGTCCCAGGCCGCCAGAGGCGGCCCTGCTCGGCCAGATGCTCCGCGTCAGCCTGCCGATCGGCGTCCAGGTGTTCATGGAGATGGGCGGAATCAGCGTCTTCACGGCCCTCGTCGCGAACCTGGGCGACGCGGAGATGGCGGCGACGAACGCCGTGATCCACGCGTGGTCCGTTTCCTTCATGCTCGCCGTCGCGCTGGCCGTCGGTTGCACGACGCTGGTCGGGCAGTGCCTGGGCGCCAGACAGCTCGACGACGTGCGCGTCGTCGTCCGTCGCGTGATGTGGTTGGGCTACGGGGCGATGGCAATCATGGCCATCGTCTACGTCGGGTTCCCCGGGTGGCTCATGCAGTTGTTCGCGCGGGAGGCGGGAGATCTCGCAGCGCTTCTGCCATACGCCAGGCCGCTGTTTCTGATCGCCACGCTGTGCCTGATCTTCGAACTGCCGTTCAACATCTACTCCGGCGCGCTTCGAGGCGCCGGCGACACGACCTACCCGATGGTCGTGAACATCGGCGTTGCCTGGCTCGTCTTTGTGCCGCTCGTCTTCTTCGCCACGCGGAACTGGGGCCTGGTCGGTGCCTGGAGCTGTTTCATCGTCCACGTAGCGTTGCTGGCGGGCCTGCTCGCCGTCCGGGTGCGAGGACGGACCTGGATTGAACGCGGCGCCTCCCTGCTCGATGCGGAGCGGGCTGGAGGCGTTGCAACGTCGAGCGTGTCCGAGATCGACGACCTCCGCTCCTCGCCGGCGCTCTGA